Within Hydrogenophaga sp. PAMC20947, the genomic segment ATGCCAGGCGACGCCGGGCTCTTCGAGCACAAAGCCCCAGTCAAATTCGTAAACACCGGCGGGCTCTCCCTCGGCAAAAAGCTCCAGCTGCAAGACCTCTTCAAGGGTCGAAAACTCCCCGAACAGGGGCCCCGCCCCAGTGGGCTCGGCGGCCACGAAACGGCGCACGTGCTCAGGACTCACGCTGAACAGCGGCGTGGGTTCGTTCCAGGCGGGTTTGGCCCGGTTGAGCAGGCGCGAGGTGGCGTCCACGCTCTTTTGCGCGTTGATGCACCAATCCATGAACTGCTGGCGGCCGGCTTCGTGGGAGAGCTGCAGCAGCGTGGTTTCGAATTCCGTATCGTCCTTCAGGTGCCCGTCTTCGCGCAGGCGCAAGACGATGTCGAGCATGGAGTTGCGGGTGACGTGCTCCAGGGTGTAGGCCAGATCGCCACCGGGGAAGTCCTGCATGGACCGCTGGATCCAGGCCATGGTTTCTTCGTGGCCGAGGCCTTCGGGCGCGCGGGGAATGTCGTGGAAAAGGGCTCTCAGCACCCGCACCGTATCCAAGTCGCTCGCCATGTCCAAAGATTCTCCTGTGGTGAAGCCCCGCCAATGGAGTGGGGCCAGGGTGAATCATGCATGGTTTTTGAAAGGGTTTCCAGTTGTGACAGGCGCAAAGGGCCGTGGTTGCACAGTCCGGGTGTGCACGATCTCACGAGCGAGGGCTCTAAAAGGAAAAAGCGGACGCGCGTGGGACACCCACTTTGAAGGAGCAGCAGCCAGCGATCAGAGCGATTTCGGAGTCTTGGCGATCAAAGACCACTGGGTGCTCACGCACCTTGTTGTGGGCATGAGCGTCTTTCAGCCAGGCGGTCTGGCCCTCTTCATTCAGAAGGGGTATCGCTTGCTGTCGGCGATGCATGAGGTAGCCGGGAACCGGCCGGCCTTTGAACAGCCCATTCATGCCGTATTCCACAGGCGACCCTGGCATGAATGGGCGCAGCCGTTGCAAGCGGTTGCACAATGGGGTACCCCGATGAAAGTTGCTGCCCCTATGAAGTCAACCGTCCCCGACACCACCGCCCCCTACCGCGTTTTGTTTGTCTGCATGGGCAACATCTGTCGAAGCCCCACGGCCCACGGTGTGTTTGAGACGATGGTGGTTCGCGCTGGTCTGGGCAAACGGGTGCAGGTGGACTCAGCGGGCACGCACAGCTACCACGCAGGCGCCACACCGGATGCGCGCAGCCAGGAACACGCGCTCAAACGCGGCTACGACCTGTCCGGCCAACGGGCGCGCCAGCTTCGCGCCAGCGACTTTGATGACTTTGATCTGGTGTTGGCCATGGACTGGGACAACCTGGCACTGGCGCAAGCCATGTGCCCGCCGCAACACGTGCGCAAGCTGCGCAGACTGGCCGAATTTTTCGAGCAGCACGACAGCGCCGTGGTGCCCGATCCCTACCTGGGGGGCACGCAGGGCTTCGAAGATGTGCTGGATCTGGTGGAGGACGGTTGCACTGGCTTGCTGCGTCATGTGCAACAGCAACTGCGGGCGCCTTGGGCGGATCCGGAGTGACTCCGGGCGGGCGGGTAGTTTCGTCAAGGCTGATCAGCCCTCTTCGGTTGGTGTGGTTGCGCCGCGCTCTTGTGGCCGGCGCAGTGGGTTGGTAGGCCTACAGTGAGCGTGCGCTTCCATTGATCTCAATCAGTGTTGCGCAAGGCGGATTGCGCAAAATGGAAATCATGGGTCCTGCAATACCGCGGGGCACAGCATTTTCAGGAGACTCTCTCATGCGCATGCGCCACTTCCTCATGGCTGCCGGACTGTCGATCGCCTTGCCCGCGATGGCCCAGACTGCATCCGGCACTTTTCAGATCAAGGTCCTGACGCCCGAAACCGCGCTGATGGCCGCGCAGGCCGCCATGGCCGCGTGCCGGGCGCAGGGATACCAAGTGGCGGTGGCGGTGGTGGACCGGTCCGGGCTGGCCCAGGTGTTCCTGCGGGACCGGTACGCCGGAGCGCACACCTTTGATGTGGCCATCAACAAAGCCTGGACGGCGGCGAGCTTTCGAACCCCCACGCTGGAGCTGGCGAACGAATCGCAGCCCGGCAAACCCATGAGCGGCATCCGCAGCACCCCGCGCATGCTGGCGGTCGGCGGGGGCTTGGTGATCGAAGGTGCCGGTTCGGTTTTCGGGGGCATTGGCGTGTCGGGCGCGCCAGGCGGCGAGGCCGATGAGGCCTGCGCCCGCGCAGGGCTCGATGCGATTGCCGACAGAATCGAATTCTGACGCTGGCGCGCTCTTCCGCTGACCGGGGCGGTTGCTTGTTTCAGGCGCGTGCCGGCAACGGGCGAGGCTGGTTCACACCACAGGACGTTGCTTGCCCGTCAAGCGGGCCACGGCCGGTGCGATCCAGCCATGGCCACTCACCAGCACGATACCCAGCAATACCGGGAACGAGCCCATCAGAAAACTGGGCTCGATGTGTTCGCCGAGCAACCAGGCCCCCAGCAAGATGCCAAAGAGGGGCGTGAGGAACGAGAACACCCCCAGACGCGAGGCCATGTACTGGCGCAGCAGCCAGAACCAGACGAGGAAGCTCAGAAACGACACGATCACGGTGTGGAACGCCAAGCTGGCCCAGACCGTGGGCGTCGGTTTGAGGTGGGCCTGCCCAGTGATCAGGGCGAGTCCCGTCAGGACGACAAAAGCCCCCAGCAACTGGTACATCAGCGTTTGGGAAGCGGGTGCGCGCGACAGGCTGCTGCTGCGAATCACCACCGTGGTCGCACCCCAGGCCGCGCCAGCCACCAGCCCCAGAAAGTCACCCCACAACACGTTGCTTGCGGCCGGAACAGCGCCCTGCTGGCGGCCGAAGAAGGCGATCGCCAGGCCCCCAAAAGCCAGCGAGATACCGACCCATTGCAGGGGCGCGAGGCGTTCGGAAGGCAGCTTCATGTGAAGGCCGAGCGCAGCAAAGATGGGCGCCGTGTAGAGAAACACCACCATGTGGGCGGCGCTGGTGTGGTTCAAGCCCTCGCCCACCAGAAAGTACTCCAACGCAAACAGGGCACCGGCCAAGGCGCCAGGGCCCGCCGTGCCATCGGAGAAGCACATGCGCTCGCCGCGCCAGCGCATGAAGCCAGCCAACAGCAGCGCCGCCATGCCCGAGCGCAAAGCGATCTGGAACATGGGCGCGATGTCGTTGACCGTGTGCTTCAACACGATCTGCTGCAGGGCCCAGATCAGGCACAGAATCAGCATCAGGCCGATGGCGGTGGAGTCAAGGGATTTGCGGGTGTCCATGGGGTGGTCTCAAGGTGTGACAGCGTTCTATGAGCCGATTGTGGGCTTGACCGGGGTGATGGATATAGTGTGATCCTGACATTCCATAGCCGCCAAGCGCCATTCACGACCAGGCCCGCCATGCCCATCCTTTCGCCCAAACTGAACATCCCGCTGTCCAGCCCCGACCTGCCGGCGGCGCTGTTGTTTCGCAGCGCCGTCGCCCCGGCCGATGGGGTCTACCCGCACCATCAGCACGCCTGGGGCGAGTTCGTC encodes:
- a CDS encoding DMT family transporter, whose protein sequence is MDTRKSLDSTAIGLMLILCLIWALQQIVLKHTVNDIAPMFQIALRSGMAALLLAGFMRWRGERMCFSDGTAGPGALAGALFALEYFLVGEGLNHTSAAHMVVFLYTAPIFAALGLHMKLPSERLAPLQWVGISLAFGGLAIAFFGRQQGAVPAASNVLWGDFLGLVAGAAWGATTVVIRSSSLSRAPASQTLMYQLLGAFVVLTGLALITGQAHLKPTPTVWASLAFHTVIVSFLSFLVWFWLLRQYMASRLGVFSFLTPLFGILLGAWLLGEHIEPSFLMGSFPVLLGIVLVSGHGWIAPAVARLTGKQRPVV
- a CDS encoding low molecular weight protein-tyrosine-phosphatase, translating into MKSTVPDTTAPYRVLFVCMGNICRSPTAHGVFETMVVRAGLGKRVQVDSAGTHSYHAGATPDARSQEHALKRGYDLSGQRARQLRASDFDDFDLVLAMDWDNLALAQAMCPPQHVRKLRRLAEFFEQHDSAVVPDPYLGGTQGFEDVLDLVEDGCTGLLRHVQQQLRAPWADPE
- a CDS encoding heme-binding protein, with the translated sequence MRMRHFLMAAGLSIALPAMAQTASGTFQIKVLTPETALMAAQAAMAACRAQGYQVAVAVVDRSGLAQVFLRDRYAGAHTFDVAINKAWTAASFRTPTLELANESQPGKPMSGIRSTPRMLAVGGGLVIEGAGSVFGGIGVSGAPGGEADEACARAGLDAIADRIEF